The following proteins come from a genomic window of Pyxidicoccus sp. MSG2:
- a CDS encoding TadE/TadG family type IV pilus assembly protein: MAHRGTVGTRQSGQAAVEAALTLPLVVFLVLGTLQLFLMLQARILAQVAVYRAVRAGSLNHGNCLPMTHAALVTMLPTVARTDTAERLADAFSPRRHNHFWVRGSTGERFNEPMIEIVRESPDAGWVQGLVGDEDLMFDQPTNNARELGRRTLEIRMVAWYYMRIPFANWVMSRMFLAHFQLQRYTATNPLMPTQKRAAWYGETDETIGRDRWPGGDLGARMVRWSNDGHFLFPIQVNAAMRMMTPVMSEYFQGGPACALHGS, encoded by the coding sequence ATGGCACACCGGGGCACCGTAGGGACACGACAGTCGGGACAGGCGGCGGTGGAGGCCGCGCTGACGCTGCCGTTGGTGGTGTTCCTGGTGCTGGGGACGCTGCAGCTGTTCCTGATGCTGCAGGCGCGCATCCTCGCGCAGGTGGCGGTGTACCGGGCGGTGCGCGCGGGCAGCCTCAACCACGGCAACTGCCTGCCGATGACGCACGCGGCGCTGGTGACGATGCTGCCCACGGTGGCGCGCACGGACACCGCGGAGCGGCTCGCGGACGCCTTCTCGCCCCGGCGCCACAACCACTTCTGGGTGCGCGGCTCCACCGGCGAGCGCTTCAACGAGCCGATGATTGAAATCGTCCGCGAGTCGCCGGACGCCGGCTGGGTGCAGGGGCTGGTGGGCGACGAGGACCTGATGTTCGACCAGCCCACCAACAACGCCCGTGAGTTGGGGCGGCGCACGTTGGAGATACGGATGGTGGCCTGGTACTACATGCGCATTCCCTTCGCGAACTGGGTGATGAGCCGGATGTTCCTGGCCCACTTCCAGCTCCAGCGCTACACGGCCACCAACCCGCTGATGCCCACGCAGAAGCGCGCGGCCTGGTACGGCGAGACGGACGAGACGATTGGGCGCGACAGGTGGCCGGGCGGAGACCTGGGCGCCCGCATGGTGCGCTGGAGCAACGACGGGCACTTCCTCTTCCCCATCCAGGTCAATGCGGCCATGCGGATGATGACGCCCGTGATGTCCGAGTACTTCCAGGGAGGCCCCGCTTGCGCCCTTCACGGTTCATGA
- a CDS encoding penicillin-binding protein activator translates to MDVSSLLRRSLVVALALSLTACPRSTRTPPPGGGTGDEVPTGDQFPTRPTVEAKKDASADAALAQAAQTAQAAPDKKKAAEAYLSVRKAYPATTAGQEALYRAGVLFFESKDYVNARKSFNELLFENPLYPQADDAKHKLGVSAMEVGAYRDAYQTLSSLAERAEGAEKEQLQAEAARAAAGAGLYGQALTLAVEQAGQARSAEEQAAAVARVESLVEGRADFVDIARVAEGLSTSNPAWPVITFKLARVYYHLRDWTRLEETLNRFLAQAPNHAFAPQARELLARATRRVEAKPRTVGVLLPMTGRYQPIGEAVLRGIQLGLEGSNVELVVKDTQGDVNKTGQAMEQLAFDDGAIAVLGPLLADDTKRAALVAEELQVPLLTMSRQEGVTDLGTYVFRNMLTNTAQAAAIADYAMNVKGYKRFAVLYPNIPYGVELADTFWDQVVERGGTIRGAERYAHDQTTFTTEAKKLVGRYYLEDRGDYVGGVRDVQGENLDAYRRRKALEKVKASVEPIIDFDAIFMPDDWRRVSLVAPALAVEDIVTNACDPRDLERIRKTTGKKELKTVTLFGANQWSSPKGRSGLPELVERGGKFVTCSVYVDGFFVDSQRPATRRFVQAYRAEYKDDTGKDPGLLEAIGYDSGRMLRQLIEKKEGAPRTRAEMRDALAGLKDFDGATGRTSFNEKREAVKQLFLLSIDNKGITEINVDKEKAASGGSGS, encoded by the coding sequence ATGGACGTCTCTTCCCTGCTGCGCCGCTCGCTCGTCGTCGCGTTGGCCCTGTCGTTGACGGCCTGCCCCCGCTCCACCCGCACCCCGCCCCCTGGTGGCGGCACGGGGGACGAGGTGCCCACGGGCGACCAGTTCCCCACGCGCCCCACCGTGGAGGCGAAGAAGGACGCCTCGGCGGACGCGGCGCTGGCCCAGGCGGCGCAGACGGCCCAGGCTGCCCCGGACAAGAAGAAGGCCGCCGAGGCCTACCTGTCCGTGCGCAAGGCGTACCCCGCCACCACCGCGGGCCAGGAGGCCCTCTACCGCGCGGGCGTCCTCTTCTTCGAGTCGAAGGACTACGTCAACGCGCGCAAGTCCTTCAACGAGCTGCTCTTCGAGAACCCGCTCTACCCGCAGGCGGATGACGCCAAGCACAAGCTGGGCGTGTCCGCGATGGAGGTGGGCGCGTACCGCGACGCGTACCAGACGCTCTCCAGTCTCGCCGAGCGTGCCGAGGGCGCCGAGAAGGAGCAGCTCCAGGCCGAGGCCGCACGCGCCGCCGCGGGCGCCGGGCTGTACGGGCAGGCGCTGACGCTGGCGGTGGAGCAGGCCGGCCAGGCGCGGAGCGCCGAGGAGCAGGCCGCCGCGGTGGCCCGCGTGGAGTCGCTGGTGGAGGGCCGCGCGGACTTCGTGGACATCGCCCGCGTGGCGGAGGGGCTGTCCACGTCCAATCCGGCGTGGCCCGTCATCACCTTCAAGCTGGCGCGCGTCTACTACCACCTGCGCGACTGGACGCGGCTGGAGGAGACGCTGAACCGCTTCCTCGCGCAGGCGCCCAACCACGCGTTCGCTCCGCAGGCCCGGGAGCTGCTGGCCCGCGCCACCCGCCGCGTGGAGGCGAAGCCGCGCACGGTGGGCGTGCTGCTGCCCATGACGGGCCGCTACCAGCCCATTGGCGAGGCGGTGCTGCGCGGCATCCAGCTGGGGCTGGAGGGCAGCAACGTGGAGCTGGTGGTGAAGGACACGCAGGGCGACGTCAACAAGACGGGCCAGGCCATGGAGCAGCTCGCCTTCGACGACGGTGCCATCGCCGTGCTGGGGCCGCTGCTCGCGGACGACACCAAGCGCGCGGCGCTGGTGGCGGAGGAGCTCCAGGTTCCGCTGCTGACCATGAGCCGCCAGGAGGGCGTCACCGACCTGGGCACGTACGTCTTCCGCAACATGCTGACCAACACCGCGCAGGCGGCCGCCATCGCCGACTACGCGATGAACGTGAAGGGCTACAAGCGCTTCGCGGTGCTGTACCCGAACATCCCCTACGGCGTGGAGCTGGCGGACACCTTCTGGGACCAGGTGGTGGAGCGCGGCGGCACCATCCGCGGCGCGGAGCGCTACGCGCACGACCAGACGACCTTCACCACCGAGGCCAAGAAGCTGGTGGGCCGCTACTACCTCGAGGACCGCGGCGACTACGTGGGCGGCGTGCGGGACGTGCAGGGGGAGAACCTGGACGCGTACCGCCGCCGCAAGGCGCTGGAGAAGGTGAAGGCCAGCGTGGAGCCCATCATCGACTTCGACGCCATCTTCATGCCGGACGACTGGCGCCGCGTCAGCCTCGTCGCCCCGGCGCTCGCGGTGGAGGACATCGTCACCAACGCGTGCGACCCGCGCGATTTGGAGCGCATCCGCAAGACGACGGGCAAGAAGGAGCTGAAGACGGTGACGCTCTTCGGCGCCAACCAGTGGAGCAGCCCGAAGGGGCGCTCGGGGCTGCCGGAGCTGGTGGAGCGCGGCGGCAAGTTCGTCACCTGCTCGGTGTACGTGGACGGCTTCTTCGTGGACTCGCAGCGCCCGGCCACGCGCCGCTTCGTGCAGGCCTATCGCGCCGAGTACAAGGACGACACGGGCAAGGACCCGGGGCTGCTGGAGGCCATCGGCTATGACTCCGGCCGCATGCTGCGCCAGCTGATTGAGAAGAAGGAGGGCGCGCCGCGCACCCGCGCGGAGATGCGCGACGCGCTGGCCGGCCTGAAGGACTTCGACGGCGCCACCGGCCGCACCTCCTTCAACGAGAAGCGCGAGGCGGTGAAGCAGCTGTTCCTCCTGTCCATCGACAACAAGGGCATCACCGAAATCAACGTGGACAAGGAGAAGGCGGCCTCGGGAGGCTCGGGTTCATGA
- a CDS encoding pilus assembly protein, with protein MTRARRGQALVLFALTLLLLAVLVLMTLGFGMRAKERVEIQMAADAAAYSQAVATARTFNAISVMNRAQVAHMVAMAGTQALISHSSQDYAAHNVVCPGEILPSDWFTADEAAASQVLSLQGQAGNMYRGGMALYIKLLGDHIAGQELAKRVAEAVNPELEAPPAGAEKSFSELNGNNAIRTRDDVINAMLSGTNNCGVGDGAVCPSGGSKAALNATMGSMGWTWVHNRPGGGAAFGTGGAAVSTGFKHYNSSAQMDSSRYDTVSGRNSNAHDHGRTVTPALCPTPPPVLPVANDAWVMSDERQTHEDQHVYGARAPPGQAPENANPVWEMHTLGECVVCPGIWPFSMSYNTAELQRGAANQYGQPKLYAMLYRDYASPRRRAHPDPWNLFFRFRFTEDSDAEFDNASPLGRVGPTGREDVHRNQVALSAGLVYYHRPRPAAVGGGWNEPPNFLNPFWRATLASPEGSVDDRPADSLGGAGFTGHARALRRLVGEGYRGGGPGGRGY; from the coding sequence ATGACCCGCGCGCGGCGGGGACAGGCGCTGGTGCTCTTCGCACTGACGCTGCTGCTCCTCGCGGTGCTGGTGCTGATGACGCTGGGCTTCGGCATGCGCGCGAAGGAGCGCGTGGAAATCCAGATGGCGGCGGACGCGGCGGCCTACAGCCAGGCGGTGGCCACGGCGCGGACGTTCAATGCGATTTCGGTGATGAACCGCGCGCAGGTGGCCCACATGGTGGCCATGGCCGGCACGCAGGCGCTCATCAGCCACAGCAGCCAGGACTACGCCGCGCACAACGTGGTGTGCCCGGGTGAAATCCTGCCCAGCGACTGGTTCACCGCGGACGAGGCGGCGGCCTCCCAGGTGCTGAGCCTGCAGGGGCAGGCGGGCAACATGTACCGGGGCGGCATGGCCCTCTACATCAAGCTGCTGGGCGACCACATCGCGGGCCAGGAGCTCGCGAAGCGGGTCGCCGAGGCGGTCAACCCCGAGCTGGAGGCGCCGCCGGCGGGCGCGGAGAAGAGCTTCTCCGAGCTCAACGGCAACAATGCGATTCGCACGCGCGACGACGTCATCAACGCGATGCTGTCGGGCACCAACAACTGCGGCGTCGGGGACGGCGCGGTGTGCCCGTCCGGCGGCAGCAAGGCCGCGCTCAACGCCACCATGGGCAGCATGGGCTGGACGTGGGTGCACAACCGTCCGGGAGGCGGCGCGGCTTTCGGTACCGGTGGTGCGGCGGTGTCCACCGGCTTCAAGCACTACAACTCCTCGGCGCAGATGGACTCGTCCCGGTATGACACCGTCTCCGGGCGCAACTCGAATGCGCATGACCATGGGCGCACCGTGACGCCCGCGCTCTGTCCCACGCCGCCCCCCGTGCTGCCCGTCGCGAACGACGCATGGGTGATGTCCGACGAGCGGCAGACACACGAGGACCAGCACGTGTACGGCGCCCGCGCGCCCCCGGGCCAGGCGCCTGAAAATGCCAACCCCGTCTGGGAGATGCACACGCTGGGCGAGTGCGTCGTCTGCCCGGGCATCTGGCCGTTCTCGATGAGCTACAACACGGCCGAGCTGCAGCGGGGAGCGGCCAACCAGTACGGCCAGCCCAAGCTGTACGCGATGCTCTACCGGGACTACGCCAGCCCCCGGCGGCGGGCGCACCCGGACCCGTGGAACCTCTTCTTCCGCTTCCGCTTCACGGAGGACAGCGACGCGGAGTTCGACAACGCCAGCCCGCTGGGCCGCGTCGGCCCCACCGGGCGCGAGGACGTGCACCGCAACCAGGTGGCCCTGTCCGCCGGCCTTGTCTACTACCACCGGCCCCGCCCCGCGGCGGTGGGGGGCGGCTGGAACGAGCCTCCCAACTTCCTCAACCCCTTCTGGCGCGCGACGCTGGCGAGCCCCGAGGGCTCCGTCGACGACCGGCCCGCGGACAGCCTGGGGGGGGCGGGCTTCACCGGCCACGCGCGGGCGCTGCGCCGGCTGGTGGGCGAGGGCTACCGGGGCGGTGGCCCGGGCGGGAGGGGGTACTGA
- a CDS encoding NAD-binding oxidoreductase produces the protein MPDWHPATVSDTSPAADGLTDLVLDIQGTPLVGTHAHPGQYVRLRLTGQEEGIFAIASPPDPRGTRWEFLLKDGSPLPDALIRLRPGARVDVTPPEGKGFPLERARGHDLLLFATGSGISAIRSVIRSIHRERGAYGRVTLYFGARTPSAFAYSDELHEWEAGGVRVVRTVSQPGASGWQGLTGYVQAHLGEEPPRDVVAFLCGQTEMVQGVKATLQARGVPKSAIYLNY, from the coding sequence ATGCCTGACTGGCACCCGGCCACCGTCTCCGACACCTCGCCCGCCGCTGATGGCCTCACCGACCTCGTGCTCGACATCCAGGGGACACCCCTGGTGGGTACCCACGCGCACCCCGGGCAGTACGTCCGCCTGCGCCTGACCGGGCAGGAAGAGGGCATCTTTGCCATCGCCTCCCCGCCCGACCCCCGGGGGACGCGGTGGGAGTTCCTCCTCAAGGACGGCAGCCCGCTACCCGACGCCCTCATCCGCCTGCGGCCCGGCGCCCGGGTGGACGTGACACCGCCCGAGGGCAAGGGCTTCCCCCTGGAGCGCGCCCGGGGGCATGACCTGCTCCTCTTCGCCACCGGCTCCGGCATCTCCGCCATCCGCTCCGTCATCCGCAGCATCCACCGTGAACGAGGCGCCTACGGCCGCGTGACGCTCTACTTCGGCGCGCGCACGCCGAGCGCCTTCGCGTACTCGGATGAGCTGCACGAGTGGGAGGCCGGCGGCGTCCGCGTGGTGCGCACCGTCAGCCAGCCCGGCGCCAGCGGGTGGCAGGGCCTCACCGGCTACGTGCAGGCGCACCTGGGCGAGGAGCCCCCGCGGGACGTGGTGGCCTTCCTCTGCGGCCAGACGGAGATGGTGCAGGGCGTGAAGGCCACGCTCCAGGCGCGCGGCGTGCCGAAGAGCGCCATCTACCTCAACTACTGA
- the dnaJ gene encoding molecular chaperone DnaJ, protein MAGAAGQKRDYYEVLGVQKAVSAQELKSAFRKVALQYHPDRNPGNHEAEEKFKEASEAYEVLSDPERRAKYDRFGHSGNPFEGFGGAGGGFQGVNINDIFGEIFGDIFGGARGGRRTSARGADLRYNLEITFEEAAFGCRPKVTIPRPKKCETCTGSGSKSGAGPRPCSTCGGAGEVRYTQGFFAVSRPCGDCGGTGAVVPDPCPRCKGSGKVPSEEVIEVAIPGGVDNGTRVRLGGMGEPGDRGGPAGDLYVTVIVKEHPLFQREEYEVFCEVPISFTQAALGAKIDVPTLDGKVKMTIPSGTQSGKVFRLKSKGIPHLHSQQRGDQHVRVVVETPTELSSKQRELLEKFAEAAGEEAHPQSKSFFAKVKELFG, encoded by the coding sequence ATGGCAGGAGCGGCGGGTCAGAAGCGGGACTACTACGAGGTCCTGGGCGTCCAGAAGGCGGTCTCCGCGCAGGAGCTCAAGAGCGCGTTCCGCAAGGTGGCGCTCCAGTACCACCCGGACCGCAACCCGGGGAACCACGAGGCCGAGGAGAAGTTCAAGGAGGCCTCGGAAGCGTATGAAGTGCTGAGCGACCCCGAGCGGCGGGCCAAGTACGACCGCTTCGGGCACTCGGGCAACCCCTTCGAGGGCTTCGGCGGCGCCGGGGGCGGCTTCCAGGGCGTCAACATCAACGACATCTTCGGCGAGATTTTCGGCGACATCTTCGGGGGCGCCCGGGGTGGCCGCCGGACCAGCGCGCGGGGCGCCGACCTTCGCTACAACCTGGAGATCACCTTCGAGGAGGCGGCCTTCGGCTGCCGGCCCAAGGTGACGATTCCGCGGCCGAAGAAGTGCGAGACGTGCACGGGCAGCGGCAGCAAGAGCGGCGCCGGCCCGCGGCCGTGCTCCACGTGCGGCGGCGCGGGCGAGGTGCGCTACACGCAGGGCTTCTTCGCGGTGTCCCGTCCGTGCGGTGACTGCGGCGGCACCGGCGCGGTGGTGCCGGACCCGTGCCCGCGCTGCAAGGGCTCGGGCAAGGTCCCTTCCGAAGAGGTCATCGAGGTGGCCATTCCGGGCGGCGTGGACAACGGCACGCGCGTGCGCCTGGGCGGCATGGGTGAGCCCGGAGACCGCGGCGGCCCGGCCGGCGACCTCTACGTCACCGTCATCGTGAAGGAGCACCCGCTCTTCCAGCGCGAGGAGTACGAGGTCTTCTGCGAGGTGCCCATCTCCTTCACCCAGGCGGCGCTGGGCGCGAAGATCGACGTCCCCACGCTCGACGGGAAGGTGAAGATGACCATTCCGTCCGGCACCCAGTCCGGCAAGGTGTTCCGGCTCAAGAGCAAGGGCATCCCCCACCTGCACAGCCAGCAGCGGGGAGACCAGCACGTGCGCGTGGTGGTGGAGACGCCCACGGAGCTGAGCTCGAAGCAGCGCGAGCTGCTGGAGAAGTTCGCCGAGGCCGCGGGCGAGGAGGCCCACCCGCAGTCCAAGAGCTTCTTCGCGAAGGTGAAGGAGTTGTTCGGCTGA
- a CDS encoding WD40 repeat domain-containing protein — translation MRPGRRAVALLAFGWLAAGAGCVHAPPTLAPDVEARLTATPGGYLSGSVVGWEVDAVLNRQDFIWGLAFSPRGGRVAYTRLGSKFYFLSLWSLGPPPKLLADPQINPYEFDVEGVAFSPDGALVATAGKDGVVRLFDAATGALRGERRTEEPLGAVAFHPDGKWLVVGSLKGLLTVLAVPGLEYASEERGHVGVVSALAFAPDGTLYSGGWDKHLRAWRTGVEALKPGVARVHFERRGGSAVLGATVNDKAPVSLSLDARAPALILTSAAATAAGIDVAFLKETLNLPGALGTTAARLARNQSLRFKSLLLEGMDVAVCDSCVPQGSQGVLGSTFTDRVDVAFDEVTQEAVLTLKGGAPVEPTRPVEALVLSTRSDFTFPAYVSDVTVDARGQRLGVGLSEQLPERNRTVYERERKHVEEPQGPFNTGALVDAQSGQVLHKWPLHRGVVSSAAISPDGRSLATGGWDKKVYLFTEGADAARAEHVFDWSVRRVRFSADGRQVGVAAWTPQVASSSGDSDPAAVLLGVRYAEPSIEGAAAPPQ, via the coding sequence ATGAGGCCGGGCCGGAGGGCGGTGGCGCTGCTGGCCTTCGGGTGGCTGGCGGCGGGGGCGGGCTGCGTGCATGCGCCGCCGACGCTGGCGCCGGACGTGGAGGCGCGGCTGACGGCGACGCCGGGCGGCTACCTCTCCGGGAGCGTGGTGGGGTGGGAGGTGGACGCCGTCCTCAACCGGCAGGACTTCATCTGGGGCCTGGCCTTCTCGCCCCGGGGCGGGCGCGTGGCGTACACGCGGCTGGGCTCCAAGTTCTACTTCCTGTCCCTCTGGTCCCTGGGGCCTCCGCCGAAGCTGCTCGCGGATCCCCAAATCAATCCGTACGAGTTCGACGTGGAGGGCGTGGCCTTCTCTCCGGACGGAGCGCTCGTGGCCACGGCGGGGAAGGACGGGGTGGTGCGCCTGTTCGACGCGGCCACCGGTGCGCTGCGCGGTGAGCGCCGCACCGAGGAGCCGCTGGGCGCGGTGGCCTTCCACCCGGACGGGAAGTGGTTGGTGGTGGGCAGCCTCAAGGGGCTGCTGACGGTGCTGGCGGTGCCGGGGTTGGAGTACGCCTCCGAGGAGCGCGGCCACGTGGGCGTGGTGAGCGCGCTGGCCTTCGCGCCGGACGGGACGCTGTACTCGGGTGGCTGGGACAAGCACCTGCGCGCGTGGCGCACGGGCGTGGAGGCGCTGAAGCCGGGCGTGGCGCGCGTGCACTTCGAGCGGCGCGGCGGCTCCGCGGTGCTGGGTGCGACGGTGAATGACAAGGCACCGGTGTCCCTGTCGCTGGACGCGCGCGCGCCGGCGCTCATCCTCACCAGCGCGGCGGCCACCGCGGCGGGCATCGACGTGGCCTTCCTCAAGGAGACGCTCAACCTCCCCGGCGCGCTGGGCACCACCGCGGCGCGGCTGGCGCGCAACCAGTCCCTGCGCTTCAAGTCGCTCCTGCTGGAGGGCATGGACGTGGCGGTGTGCGACTCGTGCGTGCCCCAGGGCAGCCAGGGCGTGCTGGGCAGCACCTTCACGGACCGCGTGGACGTGGCCTTCGACGAAGTCACGCAGGAGGCCGTCCTCACGCTGAAGGGCGGCGCGCCGGTGGAGCCCACGCGCCCGGTGGAAGCGCTGGTGCTGTCGACGCGCTCGGACTTCACCTTCCCGGCCTACGTGAGTGACGTCACCGTGGACGCGCGCGGGCAGCGGCTGGGCGTGGGCCTCTCGGAGCAGCTCCCCGAGCGCAACCGCACCGTGTACGAGCGCGAGCGCAAGCACGTGGAGGAGCCGCAGGGGCCCTTCAACACGGGCGCGCTGGTGGATGCGCAGTCGGGGCAGGTGCTGCACAAGTGGCCGCTGCACCGGGGCGTGGTGTCCTCCGCGGCCATCTCCCCGGATGGGCGCTCGCTGGCCACGGGTGGCTGGGACAAGAAGGTGTACCTCTTCACGGAGGGCGCCGACGCCGCGCGGGCCGAGCACGTGTTCGACTGGTCCGTGCGCCGGGTGCGCTTCAGCGCGGACGGGCGCCAGGTGGGCGTGGCCGCGTGGACGCCGCAGGTGGCCAGCAGCAGCGGGGACAGCGACCCGGCCGCGGTGCTGCTCGGCGTGCGCTACGCGGAGCCCTCCATCGAGGGCGCCGCCGCCCCGCCTCAGTAG
- a CDS encoding ABC transporter ATP-binding protein: MAPRPSPHVYRRLLGYLRPYRPLLAAGVGASLVAAAATSAYAWVVGPLLRAVLTGEPITVAGVSLPGDALLERLPLLVVLVALVKSTAQFLQGGLMQRLGQRVMADLRGFLYGRLLGQPPAFFERRHSGELLTRFTSEVPMVEFSVTQALTSYIKDGLQIVSLLVTCFLIDGRLFLFTFIVVPVTVLPINRFARSLKKVAARSQQRLGALTALTAEQLQNLPVVQAYGGQARALETFEGEAERYLTEMRRSLFLRGAVSPTVELLGIAGVAMAVAWGARAVAADPALAGRLLSFMAAALLLYQPVKSLSGTFSQVLTGLAAAERLFALADEPAPPDVGEPAPPLSQALVLEGVRATYQDGREALRGVDLVVPAGKRVALVGPSGAGKTTLFSVLLGFLPTSGGRVLWDGAPLSGLKPSSVRGQMAWVPQEPVLFSGTVRHNLRLGRPEATDADLWEALRLAHAEDFVRSLPGGLDEPVGERGSRLSGGQRQRLVLARAFLCRPSVLLLDEPTSALDAASEAAVGAGLAALMKGRTVLVIAHRLSTVRDADVIAVVEGGRVVEAGTHAELLALRGRYTQLLGEGAVAA, translated from the coding sequence GTGGCTCCCCGTCCTTCTCCCCACGTCTACCGCCGACTCCTCGGCTACCTGCGTCCGTACCGCCCGCTGCTCGCGGCGGGAGTGGGCGCGTCCCTCGTCGCCGCGGCGGCCACGTCCGCCTATGCCTGGGTGGTGGGCCCGCTCTTGCGAGCGGTGCTCACCGGTGAGCCGATCACGGTGGCCGGGGTGTCACTGCCGGGAGACGCGCTGCTCGAGCGGCTGCCCCTGCTGGTGGTGCTGGTAGCGCTGGTGAAGTCCACGGCCCAGTTCCTCCAGGGCGGGTTGATGCAGCGGCTGGGCCAGCGTGTCATGGCGGACCTGAGAGGCTTCCTCTACGGCCGGCTGCTCGGGCAACCGCCCGCGTTCTTCGAGCGGCGTCACTCGGGAGAGCTGCTCACGCGCTTCACCTCGGAGGTTCCGATGGTGGAGTTCTCGGTGACGCAGGCGCTCACCTCGTACATCAAGGATGGGCTGCAGATTGTCTCCCTGCTGGTCACCTGCTTCCTCATCGATGGAAGGCTTTTCCTCTTCACGTTCATCGTGGTGCCCGTCACCGTGCTGCCCATCAACCGCTTCGCCCGCTCGCTCAAGAAAGTGGCGGCGCGCTCGCAGCAGCGGCTGGGGGCGCTGACGGCGCTGACGGCGGAGCAGCTGCAGAACCTGCCGGTGGTGCAGGCCTATGGCGGACAGGCCCGGGCGCTGGAGACGTTCGAAGGCGAGGCGGAGCGCTACCTGACGGAGATGCGCCGCTCGCTGTTCCTGCGCGGCGCGGTGAGCCCCACGGTGGAGCTGCTGGGCATCGCCGGGGTGGCCATGGCGGTGGCGTGGGGGGCGCGCGCGGTGGCGGCGGACCCGGCGCTGGCAGGAAGGCTGCTCTCCTTCATGGCCGCGGCGCTGCTGCTGTACCAGCCGGTGAAGTCGCTGAGCGGCACGTTCTCCCAGGTGCTCACGGGGCTGGCGGCGGCGGAGCGGCTGTTCGCGCTCGCGGACGAGCCCGCGCCGCCCGACGTGGGCGAGCCCGCGCCGCCGCTGTCGCAGGCGCTGGTGCTAGAGGGCGTGCGCGCCACGTACCAGGACGGGCGCGAGGCGCTGCGCGGCGTGGACCTGGTGGTGCCCGCCGGGAAGCGCGTGGCGCTGGTGGGGCCGTCGGGCGCGGGGAAGACGACGCTGTTCTCGGTGCTGCTGGGCTTCCTGCCCACGTCGGGCGGACGCGTGCTGTGGGACGGGGCGCCGCTGTCGGGGCTGAAGCCGTCGAGCGTGCGCGGGCAGATGGCGTGGGTGCCGCAGGAGCCGGTGCTGTTCTCCGGGACGGTGCGCCACAACCTGCGGCTGGGCCGGCCGGAGGCGACGGACGCGGACTTGTGGGAGGCGCTGCGGCTGGCGCACGCGGAGGACTTCGTGCGCTCGCTGCCGGGCGGGCTGGATGAGCCGGTGGGTGAGCGCGGCAGCCGCCTGTCCGGAGGCCAGCGTCAGCGGCTGGTGCTGGCGCGCGCGTTCCTGTGCAGGCCGTCGGTGCTGCTGCTGGACGAGCCCACGAGCGCACTGGACGCGGCGAGCGAGGCGGCGGTGGGCGCGGGCCTGGCGGCGCTGATGAAGGGGCGCACGGTGCTGGTGATTGCACACCGGCTTTCGACGGTGCGCGACGCGGATGTGATTGCCGTGGTGGAGGGCGGCCGGGTGGTGGAGGCCGGCACCCACGCGGAGCTGCTCGCGCTGCGCGGGCGGTACACGCAGCTGCTCGGTGAGGGCGCTGTCGCCGCCTGA
- a CDS encoding transglycosylase domain-containing protein, whose protein sequence is MKSLFWIVLFLLGLAGVVIPLTYLYTASKLPPLESEFDVQKQLKHSIEGERMSLRAGQYEKNPRPITFGPPDFSRLPKDLVALYIRHMGCPRYFQTPREDGPAWAWRLFTGVTTGGAPPGDGGCERILAMRIASALNIQGPLQQSVAAHRLHSFMQKDQLIAYDLAIIYFERGIVGVEDASWSLFGRDMGELQLAELAELQLALPPFGYYGDLKVCKNPTVIRQNRNMLLEDLAGWKLVSEDRARNAMAQPVFCTRSL, encoded by the coding sequence GTGAAGAGTCTTTTCTGGATAGTGCTGTTCCTTCTGGGCCTGGCCGGCGTGGTCATTCCGCTGACGTATCTCTATACGGCGAGCAAGCTGCCGCCGTTGGAGAGCGAGTTCGACGTCCAGAAGCAGCTCAAGCACAGCATCGAAGGCGAGCGGATGAGCCTCCGCGCGGGCCAGTACGAGAAGAACCCGCGGCCCATCACCTTCGGGCCCCCGGACTTCTCGCGGCTGCCCAAGGATTTGGTGGCGCTCTACATCCGCCACATGGGCTGCCCGCGGTACTTCCAGACGCCGCGCGAGGACGGGCCCGCGTGGGCCTGGCGCCTCTTCACGGGCGTGACGACGGGCGGGGCACCGCCGGGGGACGGTGGGTGCGAGCGCATCCTCGCCATGCGCATCGCCAGTGCGCTCAACATCCAGGGGCCGCTGCAGCAGTCGGTGGCCGCGCACCGGCTGCACTCCTTCATGCAGAAGGACCAGCTCATCGCGTACGACCTGGCCATCATCTACTTCGAGCGCGGCATCGTCGGCGTGGAGGACGCGTCCTGGTCGCTCTTCGGGCGTGACATGGGGGAGCTGCAGCTCGCGGAGCTGGCGGAGCTGCAGCTCGCGCTGCCGCCGTTCGGCTATTACGGCGACCTCAAGGTCTGCAAGAACCCGACGGTCATCCGGCAGAACCGCAACATGCTGCTGGAGGACCTGGCCGGCTGGAAGCTGGTGAGCGAGGACCGGGCGCGCAACGCCATGGCCCAGCCCGTGTTCTGCACCCGCTCCCTGTGA